From Microbacterium sp. 10M-3C3:
GCAGGGCCGCGCGGACGACACCGAAGAGGTCATCGCCAACCGCCTGGCGATCTACGAGTCGGAGACGGCGCCGATCCTCGGCGTGTACGGCACGCGCGGGCTCGTCGACGAGATCGACGGCGTCGGCAGCCTCGACGAGGTGACCGAGCGCATCTTCGCGGCGCTCGAGGCCCGCGGACTCGGCCGCACGGCCGCCGCCTGACGTGGCGTTCCGGTCCTCGGTCTACAAGTCGCCCGCCCAGCTGCGGGCGATGGTGGAGCCCGGGCTCATCACCGCGGCGGCGCTCGACGCGGTGAGCGCGCTCATCCGTCCCGGTGTGACGACGCTCGAGCTCGACGCGGAGGCGTCGCGCGTCATCCGCTCGCGGGGGGCGCGCTCGAACTTCCAGCTGGTGCGCGGCTACCGCCACACGATCTGCGCATCGGTGAACGAGCAGGTGGTCCACGGCATCCCGGGCGACCGGGTGCTCCAGGCCGGCGACCTCGTGTCGATCGACGCCGGCGCGGAGCTGCGCGGATGGAACGGCGACTCGGCCATCAGCGTCATCGTGCCCGGCGATGCGCCGCGCGAGATCGTGACCGCGCGTCAGCGCCTGTCCGACGTGACCGAGGGATCCCTGTGGGCGGGGATCGCCGCTCTCGCGACGGCGCGGCGCCTCGGCGAAGTGGGCGCGGCGATCCAGGACTACATCGAGGCGAACGCGCCCGAGGGCGGCTACGGCATCCTGCGCGAGTACGTCGGCCATGGCATCGGGCGCAAGATGCACGAGTCGCCGAGCATCTTCAACTACCGCACGCCCGACCCCGGCGCCGAGGTGCGCCCGGGGCTCGCGGTGGCGATCGAGCCGATGGTCGTGGCGGGCGACGAGGCCACCTTCGTCGAGGACGACGACTGGACGGTGTCGACGCTCGACGGGTCGGACGGCTCACACTGGGAACACAGCGTGGCCGTGCACGATGGAGGAATCTGGGTGCTCACGGCACCGGACGGCGGTGCCGCCGGCCTGGCACCCTTCGGAATCGTTCCCCGGGAGATCGGACACTGATGGCTGCTGTCGCGCGCAAGACGAACTGGTTCGCGGTGTGGGTGAGCATCGCGGTGGTGGTCGTCCTCGTCGCCGTCGGGGTCGTCGTGTGGCTGGGCAACGTCGCGGCGACCTCGCCGGGGGAGCCCCCCAAGAGCGCGGTCGTGAACGCCGACACCGGTGCGATCGCGGTCGGCGACGGTCCGAAGACGGTCGACACGTACATCGACTTCATGTGCCCTATCTGCAACCAGTTCGAGCAGACCTACGGCGAGACGCTCCAGCAGCTCTCGAGCGATGGGACGATCACGCTGAACATCCACCCGATCTCGATCCTCGACCGCCAGTCGCAGGGCACCGAGTACTCGACGCGGTCGGCGAACGCCGCATACTGCGTCGCGGTCGACACGCCCGACGCCGTGCTCCCGTTCGTGCAGGCGCTCTACGCGAACCAGCCCCAGGAGGGGACCGCGGGCCTGACGGACGACCAGCTCGCCGCGTTCGCGGAGCAGGCCGGCGCATCCGGAGACGTCGCCTCGTGCATCAGCGACGGCACGTACCAGCGCTACGTCACGGCGAAGACGCGCGACACCCCTGTCCAGCCCGGCCAGGCCGGCATCGCGACGCCGACGATCGCCATCGACGGCACGGTGCTCAGCAACCAGACCGACCTCACCGGCGACCCGCAGAAGGACATCGTCGCCCGCGTGCAGTAGTTCGGCGCGGCGGGGTGTTCGCGGAGGGCGGAGGAGTGCGGGGTCGGGCGAGTTGCCGGAGGCGGTCCTAGCACGTACTATTGATCTTTGGTGCCTTGCGCCTTCGTTGGCGTGTCGAAGCACCGGAATCAACCCCACCCACCGCAGACCGGCCGGTCTGCAACGAGCGTTAGCGAGTATATGGCGAAGAAAGACGGTGTCATCGAGATCGAGGGCGTCATCTCCGAAGCGCTGCCCAACGCGATGTTCCGCGTCGAGCTGACCAACGGACACAAGGTGCTCGCCACGATCTCGGGCAAGATGCGGCAGAACTACATCCGCATCATTCCGGAAGACCGCGTGGTCGTGGAGCTCAGCCCCTACGACCTCACCCGCGGCCGGATCGTCTACCGCTACCGCTAGGCCGGCCGAGAAGTAACGCCCCAGGCGCAAGCGTGCCCGGCGAAGACAGCGAAACAGGAAATCATGAAGGTCAACCCCTCCGTCAAGCCCATCTGCGACCACTGCAAGGTCATCCGCCGCCACGGCCGCGTGATGGTCATCTGCAAGAGCAACCCGCGTCACAAGCAGCGCCAGGGCTGATCGGATGCTGCGCCCTGCGCAGCCTGCGAACCCCTAACTCAATACACACCACGGCAGGATCAGAACCGCCGCCGCCGGCCCGACGGGTCGACGGCGACGGGGACACCTCGGGGCGGAGGCCCGGGCACCGATCCTGCTCCACACCTCCACGACACTCCTAGGAGAGCCGCATGGCACGTCTCGCCGGCGTCGACATCCCGCGCGACAAGCGCGTGGTCATCGCCCTGACCTACATCTACGGCGTTGGCCGTACCCGCTCGAACGAGATCCTCGCCGCGACGGGGATCGACGAGAGCATCCGCGTCAAGGACCTCACGGACGACCAGCTCGTCGCGCTCCGTGACTACATCGAGGGCAACTACAAGGTGGAGGGTGACCTGCGCCGCGAGGTCGCCGCCGACATCCGCCGCAAGGTCGAGATCGGCTCCTACGAAGGCCTGCGCCACCGCCGCGGCCTCCCCGTGCGCGGTCAGCGCACCAAGACGAACGCCCGCACGCGCAAGGGTCCCAAGCGCACCGTCGCCGGCAAGAAGAAGGCCGGCCGCAAGTAAGCGGGCGCGCACAGGTTTAGGAGAGAACGCACATGGCACAGGCCAAGAGCGCCGCGCGCAAGCCGCGCCGCAAGGAGAAGAAGAACATCGCCGTGGGCCAGGCCCACATCAAGTCGACGTTCAACAACACGATCGTCTCGATCACCGACCCGTCGGGCGCCGTCATCAGCTGGGCGTCCTCGGGTGGCGTGGGCTTCAAGGGCTCGCGCAAGTCCACGCCGTACGCCGCGGGCATGGCGGCCGAGTCCGCCGCCCGTCAGGCGCAGGAGCACGGCGTGAAGAAGGTCGACGTGTTCGTGAAGGGCCCGGGCTCGGGCCGCGAGACCGCGATCCGCTCGCTGACGGCCGCCGGCCTCGAGGTGGGCTCGATCCAGGACGTGACGCCGCAGGCGCACAACGGCTGCCGCCCGCCCAAGCGTCGCCGCGTCTGACCCTCGACGTCTCAGGGACCGCACGCTTCGGATGCTGCGGCCCCGCCCTGTGCGGCGGCCGCAGCATCCTCGAACACAACTCAACACCTCACCCCAATTGCACGTGTCATATAGCGGGCACGTGATCGAAAGGAACCCATAGTGCTCATCGCACAGCGTCCCACTCTGACCGAGGAGAAAATCGGGGAGTTCCGCAGCCGCTTCGTCATCGAGCCGCTGGAGCCCGGCTTCGGTTACACGATCGGCAACGCGCTGCGTCGCAGCCTCCTCTCGTCGATCCCCGGCGCGGCCGTCACCAGCATCCGCATCGACGGCGTGCTGCACGAGTTCAGCACCATCCCGGGTGTCAAGGAGGATGTCACCGAGATCATCCTCAACATCAAGCAGCTCGTCGTCTCGAGCGAGCGCGACGAGCCCATCACGGCGTACCTGCGCAAGACGGGCGCCGGCGAGGTCACTGCGGCCGACATCTCCGCTCCCGCGGGCGTCGAGGTGCACAACCCCGACCTGGTCATCGCGACCCTCAACGACACCGCGAAGTTCGAGCTCGAGCTCACGATCGAGCGCGGTCGCGGCTACGTGTCGGCGACGCAGAACCGCAACGAGTACGCCGAGGCCGGCCAGATCCCGATCGACTCGATCTACTCGCCGGTCCTGAAGGTGTCGTACCGCGTCGACGCCACGCGTGCCGGTGAGCGCACCGACTTCGACAAGCTCGTCCTGGACGTCGAGACCAAGCCGTCGATCGCCCCGCGCGATGCCGTCGCGTCGGCCGGTCGCACGCTGACCGAGCTGTTCGGTCTGGCCCGCGAGCTGAACGTCGAGGCCGAGGGCATCGAGATCGGCCCCGCGCCCGTGGAGACGGTGCTCTCCAACGAGCTCGCGATGCCGATCGAGGACCTGGACCTGTCGGTGCGGTCGTACAACTGCCTCAAGCGCGAGGGCATCAACACCGTCTCGGAGCTCGTCGCCCTGTCGGAGACGCAGCTGATGAACATCCGCAACTTCGGTCAGAAGTCGGTCGACGAGGTGCGCGACAAGCTCACGTCGCTCGGTCTGTCGCTGAAGGACTCGGTGCCCGGCTTCGACGGCGCCCACTTCTACGGCGGCTACGACGACGAGACCGTCTGACGCCGACGCTTCCCGACACGATTTCTTCCAGGAGTAACTGAGAATGCCCAAGCCCACGAAGGGTCCCCGCCTCGGAGGCGGCCCCGCCCACGAGCGTCTGCTGCTGGCGAACCTGGCCGCGGCCCTGTTCACGCACAAGTCGATCCAGACGACCGAGACGAAGGCCAAGCGCCTGCGTCCGCTCGCCGAGCGCCTCATCACGTTCGCCAAGCGCGGCGACCTGCACGCGCGCCGTCGCGTGCTGAGCGTCATCGGTGACAAGGAGGTCGTGCACGTCCTCTTCACCGAGATCGCGCCGCTCGTGGCCGACCGTGAGGGCGGCTACACGCGCATCACCAAGGTCGGCAACCGCAAGGGCGACAACGCGCCCATGGCGGTCATCGAGCTCGTGCTCGAGCCGGTGACGCCGAAGGTGAAGTCGTCGAAGAAGGCCGCGCCCGCCGCCGCGACGCCCGCGCCCGCCGCGGAGGAGGCTCCCGCCGAGGAGAGCGCCGCCGACGAGACCGAGGCCGAGGCCACCGACGCGGTCGCCGAGGCCGATGCGACCGACGACGCGTCCGCCGACGCCGGCGCGGAGTCGCCCGCCGAGGGTGAGGCCGCCGAGGCCGCCGCCGAGGACGCCGCGAAGTAACGCATCCGCACCTGCACGAGGCCCCCGTCCGATGGACGGGGGCTTCGTCGTTCCGGGGGTCAGCCGCGGTCGGCGTCGGCGACGCGGGCGACCGCGTCGCGGAAGAGCGCGGCGCGCTGCTCGGCCTGCACGCGCTCGTTGCGCGCGGCCTCGATGGCGGATGCGACGGTGTCCGCGAAGATCCGTCCGCCCGCGTCGCCCGGGTGGATGCGGTCGCCCGCCAGCAGGTCCTCGTGGGGTGCGATCGCGGCGGCCCAGTCGGCGAGTTCGACGCCGGGGCGCTGCGCGAAGGCCGCGAGCTCGTCGTTGACGCCCGCGATCCACTCCCGCGGCGCGGAGGCCGTCACGAGGATGAGGTCGCGGTCCGGCCCGACGATCCGCTGCACGTCCTCGAGGGTCGAGGGATCGATCGCGCCGTTCGTGCCGAGACCGATCACGACGTCCTCCCGCAGGCGCCCCTCGTCCGCCAGGCGCTGGAGGATGCCCGGCGCGGCGTACATCGAGCGCGACACGGCGGCGTCGACGTCGATGCCCGGGAAGCGCTCGACGAGCGCCGGCGCCGACGCCAGCATCACGGAGTCGCCGACCGCGGTGATGTCGGCACCGGCCGGCTCGCTCGTCGTGGCGGCGGGGGAGGGCGCCGTCCCGCCCGTCGGTGCGATGGACGGAGTTACCGTGGGCGACGCATCCGGGGCCTCCGCCTGCTCGCGGAGCGCCTGGATGCCGGCGGCGACCGCGGACTCGGCGCTCGTGCGCGCGGGGGCGCTCGCGATGGCCGCCGTGGTGCCGCCGAGCACGAGGGCGCCGATCGCGACGGCGGCGATGCCCGCGAGCCGCTGCGTCGGACCTCCCGCGATCTGCGCACGCAGCGCCCGCGCGGCGCCGCGGAACCCGTCACGCCGGATGGGCGTCTCGATGAGCCGGTACGACAGCTCGGCGGCCCCGAGCGTGAGCACGAGTGCCCCCAGTGCGGCCTGGGGCGTGATCGCGCCGTCACGTGCGGTGACGAGCACGAGCAGCGGCCAGTGCCACAGGTAGATCCCGTACGACCGGTCGCCGAGCCAGCGCAGCGGCGGGACGTCGAGCGCGCGGCCGAACCACGAGCCCGGACGCACGGCCGCGGCGATCGCCCCGACCGTCAGCACGCTGGCTCCGGCCAGGGCGCCGGGGAACGTGCCGATGCCGTCGGTCGCGGGAAGCAGCGCGATCGCGATGACCCCCGCGAGGCCCAGCACGCCTCCCGCGAGCCCCAGGATCCGTGCCGGTGCGCGCGGAGGCACGGCGGGAGCGTCGGTCCGCCCGTGCAGCGCGAAGGCGAGCGCGATGCCCGCCAGCAGTCCGAAGGCGTGCGTGTCGGTGCCGACGTAGGCGCGCGTCGTGTCCGCGCCCGAGGCGACGAGCGCTCCCATCCAGACCGCGGATGCGGCGGCCGCCGCGGTGGCGACCGCGACCCGCAGCGCGCGGCGGCGCAGCAGCAGGACCAGCGGCAGCAGGAGCGGCCACAGCACGTAGAACTGCTCCTCGACGGCGAGCGACCAGAAGTTGCGGAAGAGCTCGGGGGTCGCGGCGGAGAAGTAGCCGTCGCCGATGCCGACGGACACCCAGTTGTAGGCGAACGTCGCCGCCCCCGCCACCTGGGCGCCGATGCGGCTGAGCACGTCGCCGCCGACGAGCCACGCCAGGCTCGTGCAGACCGTGATGACGACCGCCATCGCGGGAAGGAGCCGTCGCGCGCGGCGCGCCCAGAACCGTCGCAACGCGACGCGTCCGTGCGCGTCGCGCTCCCGCAGCAGGAGCGTCGTGATCAGGAAACCGCTCAGCACGAAGAACACGTCGACGCCGACGAAGCCCCCGGGCAGCGGCCCCTCGGGGAAGGCGTGATAGAGCACGACGAGCAGCACCGCGACGGCGCGGAGGCCGTCGAGGCCGGACAGGCGGGCGCGACGGACGTTCGGGTCGGAAGTCATAGGCGAGCGGTGGGGGAGATCAGTCGCGGGCGGGTATCGGGGATACGCGGACACGCCAGTCTAAGCGACGCCTCCGCCGGTGACGGAGGCGCGCCGGGAGGGCGGATTAGGCTGGCGAGGTGCGCCTGCGTCTCGACATCGCCTACGACGGGACGCACTTCCGCGGCTGGGCGGCGCAGCCTGGTCTGCGCACGGTGCAGGGGACGCTCGAGGATGCGCTGGAGCGCATCCTCGGCACGCGGCCGCGGCTGGTCGTCGCCGGGCGCACCGACGCCGGCGTGCACGCGAGCGGGCAGGTCGCCCACGTCGACCTGGACGAGGACCAGGTGCGGCGCCTGCCGCGACGTCGCGACGCCGGCGACCCGGTCGACGCGCTCGCCGGACGCATCCGTGGGCTCTTGGGCGCGTATCCGGAAGTGACCGTCGCGCGCACCGCACGCGCCCCCGAGGGATTCGACGCGCGGTTCTCCGCGGTGTGGCGCGCGTACGAGTACCGCCTCGCGGACGCGACCGTGCCGTACGACCCGCTCGAGCGCGCCCGCACGACGACGATCCGCGGGCGTCTCGACCTCGACGCGATGGATGCGGCGGCCCGCTCGCTCATCGGACTCCACGACTTCGCGGCCTACTGCAAGGCGCGCGAGGAGGCGACGACGATCCGCACGCTCCTGGACTTCCGGTGGCGGCGCGAGTCCGACGGCGTGCTCGTGGCCGACGTCCGGGCCGACGCCTTCTGCCACAGCATGGTGCGTGCCCTCGTCGGAGCATGCGCGGCGGTGGGCGAGGGGCGCCTGCGCGTCGAGGACGTCGTCCGCATCCGCGACGACGGCGCCCGGACCGCCGACACGAAGGTCCTCGCGGCGCGTGGTCTCACCCTCGTCGAGGTGGGCTACCCTGCGGACGATCTGCTCGCCGCCCGCGCGCAGCAGACCCGCAACCGGCGCGACGCCGGATAGCGCCACCCTGGGAAACGCTGGGTGTCGCTGTCAAGCGGGTCCCTCCGTGCGAGCCGTGTGCCAGGGTGGAACGGCCATGAGAGTCATCTCGTACAACCTGCGCAAGCACCGGGCGGCGGGGGAGCTGAGCACCCTCGTCGAACGCCACGGCGCCGACGTCCTGTGTCTGCAGGAATGCGACACGAAGGACATGCCCGACGAGATCGCCGGGCTGCGGCTGGCGGAGGCGACGCAGCGCAACCGGCTCGGCCTCGCGGTGTACTACCGTGCGAACACCTTCCGCGCGGTCGACGTCCGGGCGCTCGCACTGAAGAAATCGCTGCACGACTATGTGCTCAAGCCCGCCGAGGAGCGCCTGCTGGGCGTGCGCCTGCATGACATCGACCACGGGCGGGACATCATCGTGGCCTCCTTCCACGCCGCGCCCCTCACGGCGCTCAACTCGCTCCGCCGTCACCAGATCCGCACGGCTCTCAGTGAGCTCGAGGCGCTCGGCGCGGGTCTGCCGGCGCTCATGGTCGGCGACTACAACTACCCGGTCTTCAAGGAGAACCTCGGGCAGAAGGTGCGGGCGCAGGGCTACGAGCTCACGCTGAGCGACGCGCGGACGTACACGCGGTACCGCTTCTTCCGCGGTCACTACGACTTCGCGACGTCGCAGGGCTTCGACATCGAGCACATCCGGACGCTCCCGCAGGGCTCGAGCGACCACCTGCCGATCCTCGTCACCGCCGAGGTCACCGCGGGCCGGGCGGCGGCACCCCGCGACTCGGTCGCCTGAGCGGGCCGACCCTGCGGCTCAGAGCGCGTCGCGGCGACGACGGACGACGGCCGTGGCGACGGCGATCCCGCCGCCGGCGACCGCGAGGGCCGCGGCTCCGATCGTCACGCCGACGTACGGGCCGAAGTCCGCGCCGGTCGCGCTCAGACCGTTGACGGTCACGGTGACGGTGTCGCCGGGCGAGGACGACGTGAAGACCGCGAGCGTGTAGGCGCCGCGGGCATCCGCGGGGAAGGTCACGCGCACCGGGTCGAGGCCGCCGGCGGCGTTGGTGCGCGCATCGCGGTACGTCGCCGTCGACACCGCCGCGCGCACGATCGCGAAGGTCGCCCCGGCGCCGTTCTCACCCGTCACGGTGATCGTCGCCTGCTCCTCCGGGGCGAACGTGCCGTCCTGCACGGTCAGCGTGACGGTGCCACCGGGCTCGACGACCGCGTCGGACACGCGCGCCGAGTCGTCGGCGGGGTAGGCGGATGCAGCGGCGGGAACGCCGATCACCGCCGCGGCGGTGAGGGCCACGGTCGCGGTGACGCGGGGGAGCAGGGAGGTCATCGAGCCGATTTCACGGGGGGCTGGAGCGCAGGTCGGCTCATTCTCCCGTAGCGGAGCACGCCGGGGCAAATCCCGCGTCTTCGAGAGGTGTCGCGAGCGGCGTCACGACCGCTTCCAGGTGCGGTGTCTGGCTCGTGCGCACGCGCACGGTCGCGACAGCCTCCTCGCCGGGAGCCAGCACCGTGGACCACGTCAGCACGCGCCGGCCGTCGTGATAGCCGCCGCCGAAGCCGGTCGCACCGCCGGAGCCGTCGGCGACCGCGCCGACCACCTCCGCACCCGGTGGCAGATAGAGGTAGGCGAGCGTCTCGGTGGAGCCGGCAGGCGTCCCGAACGAGCCGTCACCGGTGATGTAGTCGGGCAGCGTCGCGGCATCGGCGGGGGCGTCGCTGCGCAGGCGCACGGTCAGCTCGGCCTCGGGAGCGCCCTCCGTGTCGGTGCACCAGCCGACCGAGGTCGCGGCCCGCATGTAGTAGTCCATCTTCGAGCCGGTGCTGTCGTTCAGGTACACGCCGAACCGCGTCGTCTCGTCGTCGCTCTCGGGCAGCCGCGCCTGCAGCGATGTCCCGTCCAGCACGGCCTGATCGACGGGATCGGCGTTCCACAGGGCGAGGCGGCGCTCCTGACCGGCGCGCGCGAGCGCCTCGACGAGCTTCTTCGGATCCGTGTCGCCCGAGGAGACGACGCCGAACACGGCGGCCGTGGCCGCGGCGAAGAAGGCGTCCTGGTCGCGTGGGTTCTCGTACCGCAGGTACACCTCGTTGAGGAGCAGGGGGACGGCGGTGTCGGCGGAGAGCACATCGCCCGTCGGCAGGGTCACCGGTCCGGTCGCCTCAAGGAAGTACGACAGCGCGACCGGGTCGACGGCGATGACCCCGTCGACGTCGAGGCCGAACACGTTCCGCCACATCTCGCGGGCGATGGGCGCGCCGACGGTGAAGTCCGGCACCTGCGTCACGTTCTGGATGAAGCGCGTCGGCCGCGTGCCGAAGATCTGCTGCAGCTCCGACGGCAGCGGAGTGATGGGGCCGATGTTGCGCTGGAAGTCACCCGTGTCTCCCTGCCCGGCGAGCGAGATGCGGCCGTCCTCGGTGTGCACGACCGCCATCGCTCCGGCGATGCCCCCGAGCGAGCGCCACTCGGCGTTGTTCTGGAACAGCACGAGGTAGTTGCGCGGGCCGTTCGCGCCGAGCATCTCTGGCATGAGCGTCGTGGCGCGCTCCAGCGCGTCGGCGCCGCCCGCCACCTCGTCGAGCAGATCCTGCACGTCGGACACCGGGGCGCGCAGCGGCGCGACCAGCTCCTCGGTGCGCACGGCGTCGATGTCGGCCGCGGCGGCGCGCAGGCGCTCCGCCGTCGTCGCCGCGGGCTCGCGCAGCGCCGCGAGGGTCGCCAGGTCGAAGCGCCCGTCGGTGGGACGGAGCGAATCCAGCGAGAAGGATGCGGCGGCATCCGTGAGCGGTCGCACCGCATCGCTCGCGACGTCGTCGACGGCGGCCGTGACCGTCGCGACCGCCGACAGCTGCGAACCGAGCCACGGCAGTCCCTCAGCCAGGCGCCAGACCGGGTCGCTGGTGAGCTCGCGCGCGGCGGAGGTGTCCGCGGAGACGCGGGCGACGACGTCGCCGGCCGAGGCCGGATCGGACAGCGCCGCCGTGACGTCGGCGGCCTGGGCGCGGGCATCCTGGAGGTGCGTGTACGCGAGGTAGCCGCGCACGCCGATCCACGCCGCGGCGAGGACGAAGACCGTGAGGACCGCTGCGAGGCTCCATGCGACCACCCGTCCGGCGACCCGTCGAGCGGGGGTCAGAGGGTATTCGGCCACGCGACCACCCTAACCAGCGCCCGCCGTCGAGATGGACGTCCCGACGGCGCCCGCACCCTAGACTGTCGGCGAGACGAGGGAAGGGGACGTCCATGGTCCGAACCAGCGGACGTCGCGTTTCCGGCGTCGCTCTGGCGCTCGCCGCCGCACTCGCGCTCGCCGCATGCGGTCCCGCCCCGTGGAATCTGCCGAACGCCGGCGGCGAGACGCCGACCCCCACGCCGTCGCGCTCCGCCAGCGCCGCGCCGCAGCCGGTGCCCAACGACCTCTCGAGCGGATCGACGCAGCGGAAGCTCCAGGCGGGCGCCGTGGCCGCCGACGTCAACTACTGGTCGACGCTGTCGATGGACCGCTGGACGGCGTCGGCGCTCAAACCCGTCAGCCTGTCGATGACGACGACGGTCACGCCGAACGACGGCCAGCAGGTCGGGCTCCAGCGCGTCTCGATGATCGCGGTCCCCGCCAACGCGACGACGACGTTCGCGCCGCTGGAGGCCCAGGTCGACCAGTCCAAC
This genomic window contains:
- the map gene encoding type I methionyl aminopeptidase produces the protein MAFRSSVYKSPAQLRAMVEPGLITAAALDAVSALIRPGVTTLELDAEASRVIRSRGARSNFQLVRGYRHTICASVNEQVVHGIPGDRVLQAGDLVSIDAGAELRGWNGDSAISVIVPGDAPREIVTARQRLSDVTEGSLWAGIAALATARRLGEVGAAIQDYIEANAPEGGYGILREYVGHGIGRKMHESPSIFNYRTPDPGAEVRPGLAVAIEPMVVAGDEATFVEDDDWTVSTLDGSDGSHWEHSVAVHDGGIWVLTAPDGGAAGLAPFGIVPREIGH
- a CDS encoding thioredoxin domain-containing protein; amino-acid sequence: MAAVARKTNWFAVWVSIAVVVVLVAVGVVVWLGNVAATSPGEPPKSAVVNADTGAIAVGDGPKTVDTYIDFMCPICNQFEQTYGETLQQLSSDGTITLNIHPISILDRQSQGTEYSTRSANAAYCVAVDTPDAVLPFVQALYANQPQEGTAGLTDDQLAAFAEQAGASGDVASCISDGTYQRYVTAKTRDTPVQPGQAGIATPTIAIDGTVLSNQTDLTGDPQKDIVARVQ
- the rpsM gene encoding 30S ribosomal protein S13, which produces MARLAGVDIPRDKRVVIALTYIYGVGRTRSNEILAATGIDESIRVKDLTDDQLVALRDYIEGNYKVEGDLRREVAADIRRKVEIGSYEGLRHRRGLPVRGQRTKTNARTRKGPKRTVAGKKKAGRK
- a CDS encoding acyltransferase family protein — protein: MTSDPNVRRARLSGLDGLRAVAVLLVVLYHAFPEGPLPGGFVGVDVFFVLSGFLITTLLLRERDAHGRVALRRFWARRARRLLPAMAVVITVCTSLAWLVGGDVLSRIGAQVAGAATFAYNWVSVGIGDGYFSAATPELFRNFWSLAVEEQFYVLWPLLLPLVLLLRRRALRVAVATAAAAASAVWMGALVASGADTTRAYVGTDTHAFGLLAGIALAFALHGRTDAPAVPPRAPARILGLAGGVLGLAGVIAIALLPATDGIGTFPGALAGASVLTVGAIAAAVRPGSWFGRALDVPPLRWLGDRSYGIYLWHWPLLVLVTARDGAITPQAALGALVLTLGAAELSYRLIETPIRRDGFRGAARALRAQIAGGPTQRLAGIAAVAIGALVLGGTTAAIASAPARTSAESAVAAGIQALREQAEAPDASPTVTPSIAPTGGTAPSPAATTSEPAGADITAVGDSVMLASAPALVERFPGIDVDAAVSRSMYAAPGILQRLADEGRLREDVVIGLGTNGAIDPSTLEDVQRIVGPDRDLILVTASAPREWIAGVNDELAAFAQRPGVELADWAAAIAPHEDLLAGDRIHPGDAGGRIFADTVASAIEAARNERVQAEQRAALFRDAVARVADADRG
- the rpsK gene encoding 30S ribosomal protein S11, with the protein product MAQAKSAARKPRRKEKKNIAVGQAHIKSTFNNTIVSITDPSGAVISWASSGGVGFKGSRKSTPYAAGMAAESAARQAQEHGVKKVDVFVKGPGSGRETAIRSLTAAGLEVGSIQDVTPQAHNGCRPPKRRRV
- a CDS encoding DNA-directed RNA polymerase subunit alpha, which gives rise to MLIAQRPTLTEEKIGEFRSRFVIEPLEPGFGYTIGNALRRSLLSSIPGAAVTSIRIDGVLHEFSTIPGVKEDVTEIILNIKQLVVSSERDEPITAYLRKTGAGEVTAADISAPAGVEVHNPDLVIATLNDTAKFELELTIERGRGYVSATQNRNEYAEAGQIPIDSIYSPVLKVSYRVDATRAGERTDFDKLVLDVETKPSIAPRDAVASAGRTLTELFGLARELNVEAEGIEIGPAPVETVLSNELAMPIEDLDLSVRSYNCLKREGINTVSELVALSETQLMNIRNFGQKSVDEVRDKLTSLGLSLKDSVPGFDGAHFYGGYDDETV
- the truA gene encoding tRNA pseudouridine(38-40) synthase TruA translates to MRLRLDIAYDGTHFRGWAAQPGLRTVQGTLEDALERILGTRPRLVVAGRTDAGVHASGQVAHVDLDEDQVRRLPRRRDAGDPVDALAGRIRGLLGAYPEVTVARTARAPEGFDARFSAVWRAYEYRLADATVPYDPLERARTTTIRGRLDLDAMDAAARSLIGLHDFAAYCKAREEATTIRTLLDFRWRRESDGVLVADVRADAFCHSMVRALVGACAAVGEGRLRVEDVVRIRDDGARTADTKVLAARGLTLVEVGYPADDLLAARAQQTRNRRDAG
- a CDS encoding cell wall protein — translated: MTSLLPRVTATVALTAAAVIGVPAAASAYPADDSARVSDAVVEPGGTVTLTVQDGTFAPEEQATITVTGENGAGATFAIVRAAVSTATYRDARTNAAGGLDPVRVTFPADARGAYTLAVFTSSSPGDTVTVTVNGLSATGADFGPYVGVTIGAAALAVAGGGIAVATAVVRRRRDAL
- the infA gene encoding translation initiation factor IF-1; translated protein: MAKKDGVIEIEGVISEALPNAMFRVELTNGHKVLATISGKMRQNYIRIIPEDRVVVELSPYDLTRGRIVYRYR
- a CDS encoding endonuclease/exonuclease/phosphatase family protein, with translation MRVISYNLRKHRAAGELSTLVERHGADVLCLQECDTKDMPDEIAGLRLAEATQRNRLGLAVYYRANTFRAVDVRALALKKSLHDYVLKPAEERLLGVRLHDIDHGRDIIVASFHAAPLTALNSLRRHQIRTALSELEALGAGLPALMVGDYNYPVFKENLGQKVRAQGYELTLSDARTYTRYRFFRGHYDFATSQGFDIEHIRTLPQGSSDHLPILVTAEVTAGRAAAPRDSVA
- the rpmJ gene encoding 50S ribosomal protein L36 encodes the protein MKVNPSVKPICDHCKVIRRHGRVMVICKSNPRHKQRQG
- a CDS encoding DUF4012 domain-containing protein, whose translation is MAEYPLTPARRVAGRVVAWSLAAVLTVFVLAAAWIGVRGYLAYTHLQDARAQAADVTAALSDPASAGDVVARVSADTSAARELTSDPVWRLAEGLPWLGSQLSAVATVTAAVDDVASDAVRPLTDAAASFSLDSLRPTDGRFDLATLAALREPAATTAERLRAAAADIDAVRTEELVAPLRAPVSDVQDLLDEVAGGADALERATTLMPEMLGANGPRNYLVLFQNNAEWRSLGGIAGAMAVVHTEDGRISLAGQGDTGDFQRNIGPITPLPSELQQIFGTRPTRFIQNVTQVPDFTVGAPIAREMWRNVFGLDVDGVIAVDPVALSYFLEATGPVTLPTGDVLSADTAVPLLLNEVYLRYENPRDQDAFFAAATAAVFGVVSSGDTDPKKLVEALARAGQERRLALWNADPVDQAVLDGTSLQARLPESDDETTRFGVYLNDSTGSKMDYYMRAATSVGWCTDTEGAPEAELTVRLRSDAPADAATLPDYITGDGSFGTPAGSTETLAYLYLPPGAEVVGAVADGSGGATGFGGGYHDGRRVLTWSTVLAPGEEAVATVRVRTSQTPHLEAVVTPLATPLEDAGFAPACSATGE
- the rplQ gene encoding 50S ribosomal protein L17, encoding MPKPTKGPRLGGGPAHERLLLANLAAALFTHKSIQTTETKAKRLRPLAERLITFAKRGDLHARRRVLSVIGDKEVVHVLFTEIAPLVADREGGYTRITKVGNRKGDNAPMAVIELVLEPVTPKVKSSKKAAPAAATPAPAAEEAPAEESAADETEAEATDAVAEADATDDASADAGAESPAEGEAAEAAAEDAAK